The following are from one region of the Littorina saxatilis isolate snail1 linkage group LG2, US_GU_Lsax_2.0, whole genome shotgun sequence genome:
- the LOC138960353 gene encoding uncharacterized protein isoform X1 produces the protein MIQIVCRLLLIPFLAFIDDRNMCFGNMTPVTVLVTLTGALLWYNSLTSAANQGDPRQDIPDARYPDDNITDTDNDDDLHQSTPTFNKSPVSNRTEEVYLGSAASKNGQRYQVFNKPCEAGHPCGQDQWCSPKKRCRPCSDLQNWCNQTFIIHQNYTTCEDYCYRFEIGKTQECKAAYQTAEKRIEQVTLELRDTESALDNVTREAEKERAESTRLIAQLKRQLQDRDDDYNKQATELKGVQADLVRCRENNDRCQEQKEETRDTAHGLQVGIALCVVIAAVTTGLAIKFKLDLRRHLKVRNHGTNNAAVNQQDNDRLLVISTSSELAAIMEVKSPVQANRQSTHFGSEEDQLCLLRDQRPVAARVPGDSEFAPT, from the exons ATGATTCAGATTGTATGTAGGCTGCTACTTATCCCTTTCCTCGCGTTCATTGATGACAGGAACATGTGTTTTGGCAACATGACACCCGTAACTGTACTGGTCACCCTGACTGGCGCCTTACTCTGGTACAACTCTCTGACATCTGCTGCTAACCAAGGCGACCCTCGCCAGGATATACCAGATGCACGCTACCCCGATGACAacatcacagacacagacaacgaTGATGATCTTCACCAAAGCACCCCGACTTTCAACAAGAGTCCAGTATCCAACCGAACTGAAGAGGTTTACCTGGGATCAGCGGCGAGTAAG AACGGACAGCGCTATCAAGTGTTCAATAAACCTTGCGAGGCTGGCCACCCCTGCGGTCAAGACCAATGGTGCAGCCCCAAGAAACGCTGTCGGCCCTGTTCTGATCTGCAAAACTGGtgcaaccagactttcatcatccATCAAAACTACACCACATGCGAAGACTACTGCTACA GGTTTGAAATCGGCAAGACACAGGAGTGCAAGGCTGCTTATCAGACTGCTGAAAAAAGGATCGAGCAAGTCACACTCGAGCTTCGAGATACTG AATCCGCTTTGGACAATGTGACAAGAGAGGCAGAGAAGGAGAGGGCCGAATCCACAAGGCTTATAGCACAACTGAAACGGCAACTTCAAGACCGAG ATGACGACTACAACAAGCAAGCCACAGAGCTGAAAGGCGTGCAGGCTGACCTAGTCCGCTGTCGCGAAAACAATGATCGCTGTCAAG aacaaaaagaagaaacaagagacACCGCACACGGTCTGCAGGTGGGCATAGCTCTCTGTGTGGTCATCGCGGCAGTGACCACTGGACTGGCCATCAAGTTCAAACTGGACCTGCGTCGTCATCTCAAAGTCAGAAATCACG GCACGAACAACGCAGCAGTCAACCAGCAGGACAATGATCGCCTTCTGGTGATTTCGACCAGCTCAGAACTAGCCGCCATCATGGAAGTCAAGAGTCCAGTCCAGGCAAACAGACAGTCCACTCACTTCGGATCGGAAGAAGACCAGTTGTGTCTTCTTCGGGATCAGCGACCTGTAGCTGCTCGTGTGCCAGGAGATTCAGAGTTTGCGCCAACATGA
- the LOC138960353 gene encoding uncharacterized protein isoform X2 has translation MCFGNMTPVTVLVTLTGALLWYNSLTSAANQGDPRQDIPDARYPDDNITDTDNDDDLHQSTPTFNKSPVSNRTEEVYLGSAASKNGQRYQVFNKPCEAGHPCGQDQWCSPKKRCRPCSDLQNWCNQTFIIHQNYTTCEDYCYRFEIGKTQECKAAYQTAEKRIEQVTLELRDTESALDNVTREAEKERAESTRLIAQLKRQLQDRDDDYNKQATELKGVQADLVRCRENNDRCQEQKEETRDTAHGLQVGIALCVVIAAVTTGLAIKFKLDLRRHLKVRNHGTNNAAVNQQDNDRLLVISTSSELAAIMEVKSPVQANRQSTHFGSEEDQLCLLRDQRPVAARVPGDSEFAPT, from the exons ATGTGTTTTGGCAACATGACACCCGTAACTGTACTGGTCACCCTGACTGGCGCCTTACTCTGGTACAACTCTCTGACATCTGCTGCTAACCAAGGCGACCCTCGCCAGGATATACCAGATGCACGCTACCCCGATGACAacatcacagacacagacaacgaTGATGATCTTCACCAAAGCACCCCGACTTTCAACAAGAGTCCAGTATCCAACCGAACTGAAGAGGTTTACCTGGGATCAGCGGCGAGTAAG AACGGACAGCGCTATCAAGTGTTCAATAAACCTTGCGAGGCTGGCCACCCCTGCGGTCAAGACCAATGGTGCAGCCCCAAGAAACGCTGTCGGCCCTGTTCTGATCTGCAAAACTGGtgcaaccagactttcatcatccATCAAAACTACACCACATGCGAAGACTACTGCTACA GGTTTGAAATCGGCAAGACACAGGAGTGCAAGGCTGCTTATCAGACTGCTGAAAAAAGGATCGAGCAAGTCACACTCGAGCTTCGAGATACTG AATCCGCTTTGGACAATGTGACAAGAGAGGCAGAGAAGGAGAGGGCCGAATCCACAAGGCTTATAGCACAACTGAAACGGCAACTTCAAGACCGAG ATGACGACTACAACAAGCAAGCCACAGAGCTGAAAGGCGTGCAGGCTGACCTAGTCCGCTGTCGCGAAAACAATGATCGCTGTCAAG aacaaaaagaagaaacaagagacACCGCACACGGTCTGCAGGTGGGCATAGCTCTCTGTGTGGTCATCGCGGCAGTGACCACTGGACTGGCCATCAAGTTCAAACTGGACCTGCGTCGTCATCTCAAAGTCAGAAATCACG GCACGAACAACGCAGCAGTCAACCAGCAGGACAATGATCGCCTTCTGGTGATTTCGACCAGCTCAGAACTAGCCGCCATCATGGAAGTCAAGAGTCCAGTCCAGGCAAACAGACAGTCCACTCACTTCGGATCGGAAGAAGACCAGTTGTGTCTTCTTCGGGATCAGCGACCTGTAGCTGCTCGTGTGCCAGGAGATTCAGAGTTTGCGCCAACATGA